The sequence below is a genomic window from Burkholderia contaminans.
CTTCGGCACCAATCGTTCGTCACGCATGCCGGCGAGATTCAGTCACGCCGACACGGCGACGACACTGCAGATTCCCTGCCGCGCCATCTTCATATAGGGGCACAGGCGTTCTGTATCTCGGACAAGACGTTCCGCAAGCTGCCGGTCGATACCCGGCATGCGGACGGTGATGTTGGCGATCAGCGCATATCCGCCATCCATCGGATCACGACCGAACGTGACTTCGACGGCCACGGTGGCGTCGCGAATATTGATCCGCTCGCGCTGCGCGAGCAGGCTCAGCGCGCCGTGAAAGCACGCGGCGTAGCCGGCGGCAAGGAGCTGTTCGGGATTGGTCCCGCCGCCCGGACCACCGAGCTCGGTCGGCAAC
It includes:
- a CDS encoding Ohr family peroxiredoxin is translated as MENERLQPPPLTLLDKYRGREFAPLYTTTVTVSGGESGHGRASGVARSDDGCLALDLRLPTELGGPGGGTNPEQLLAAGYAACFHGALSLLAQRERINIRDATVAVEVTFGRDPMDGGYALIANITVRMPGIDRQLAERLVRDTERLCPYMKMARQGICSVVAVSA